One genomic window of Actinoplanes lobatus includes the following:
- a CDS encoding XdhC family protein, whose product MREIVDGLIAWRAAGVSFAVATVVNTWRSAPRRPGAAMAVNEHGDVLGSVSGGCVEGAVYTAAQEVINAKKAQTHTYGVSDGDAFEVGLTCGGTIEVMIQPDVALSSLDAVLADIAAGRPVATVSLPGAQLVVWPDRTAGTLGDPELDRIAAAQARGLLAHGRSAIATACEREVFVQSWASPARMIVFGAIDFAAAVARIGKFLGYQVTVCDARGVFATEARFPEADEVVVQWPHRYLESTEIDERTVLCVLTHDPKFDIPLLEVALRTPARYIGAMGSRRTCEDRLRRLREAGVPESALSRLRAPIGLDLGARTPEETAVAIAAEIVALSWGGSGAPLTGLTAPIHGPA is encoded by the coding sequence ATGCGCGAGATCGTGGACGGGCTGATCGCCTGGCGCGCCGCCGGCGTCTCCTTCGCCGTGGCGACGGTGGTGAACACGTGGCGTTCGGCGCCCCGCCGGCCCGGCGCCGCGATGGCCGTCAACGAGCACGGCGACGTTCTGGGCAGTGTCTCGGGCGGCTGCGTGGAGGGCGCCGTCTACACGGCCGCGCAGGAAGTCATAAATGCCAAAAAGGCACAGACACATACGTACGGGGTGAGCGACGGCGACGCGTTCGAAGTCGGTCTGACCTGTGGCGGCACCATCGAGGTCATGATCCAGCCGGACGTCGCGCTGTCCTCGCTGGACGCCGTGCTCGCCGACATCGCCGCCGGCCGCCCGGTCGCCACCGTGTCCCTGCCCGGCGCCCAGCTCGTGGTGTGGCCCGACCGCACCGCCGGGACCCTCGGTGACCCCGAACTCGACCGGATCGCCGCCGCCCAGGCGAGAGGCCTGCTGGCGCACGGGCGCAGCGCCATCGCGACGGCCTGCGAGCGCGAGGTGTTCGTCCAGTCCTGGGCCTCCCCGGCCCGCATGATCGTGTTCGGGGCGATCGACTTCGCCGCGGCGGTGGCCCGGATCGGGAAGTTCCTCGGCTACCAGGTCACCGTCTGTGACGCCCGGGGCGTGTTCGCCACCGAGGCCCGCTTCCCCGAGGCGGACGAGGTGGTCGTCCAGTGGCCGCACCGCTACCTCGAATCCACCGAGATCGACGAGCGCACCGTCCTGTGCGTGCTCACCCACGACCCGAAGTTCGACATCCCGCTGCTGGAGGTCGCCCTGCGGACCCCGGCCCGCTACATCGGCGCGATGGGCAGCCGCCGCACCTGCGAGGACCGTCTCCGCCGCCTGCGCGAGGCCGGTGTCCCGGAGTCGGCTCTGTCCCGCCTGCGCGCCCCGATCGGCCTCGACCTGGGCGCCCGCACCCCGGAGGAGACCGCGGTGGCCATCGCCGCCGAGATCGTCGCCCTCTCCTGGGGCGGTTCCGGAGCCCCCCTGACCGGTTTGACCGCCCCCATCCACGGCCCCGCCTGA
- a CDS encoding FAD binding domain-containing protein: MPAPFEYERATSVDQAIGLLERLGSSARLVAGGHSLLPMMKLRLANFEYLIDINDLHGELGYIRLSDDEVRIGAMTRHRELLESDVLAGVFPIFADAERVIADPVVRNRGTLGGSLCQADPSEDLSAVCTTLDASCVIRGPGGAERVVTMEEFHVGPYETAVADNEILIEIRLPRKNFKVGSAYAKVERRAGDWAVVSAGAAVWLDAGRIVDARVGLAAVGPNTTGIPEISAALRGHEPSEELYQLAGAIAARSCDPVTDTRGSADYKRHLADELTRRTLRTAVERARS; the protein is encoded by the coding sequence GTGCCGGCTCCGTTCGAATACGAACGTGCCACAAGCGTGGATCAAGCCATTGGACTGTTGGAGCGGCTGGGCAGCTCGGCACGGTTGGTGGCCGGTGGCCACAGCCTGCTGCCGATGATGAAGCTGCGGCTCGCCAACTTCGAATATCTCATCGACATCAACGATCTGCACGGCGAGCTCGGCTACATCAGGCTGAGCGACGACGAGGTGCGCATCGGGGCCATGACCCGGCATCGGGAGCTGCTCGAATCGGACGTGCTGGCCGGCGTCTTCCCGATCTTCGCCGACGCCGAGCGGGTGATCGCCGACCCGGTGGTCCGCAATCGCGGCACCCTGGGCGGATCGCTCTGCCAGGCGGACCCGTCCGAGGACCTGTCGGCGGTGTGCACGACCCTGGACGCGAGCTGCGTGATCCGGGGCCCGGGCGGCGCCGAGCGGGTCGTCACCATGGAGGAGTTCCACGTCGGCCCGTACGAGACGGCCGTCGCGGACAACGAGATCCTCATCGAGATCCGGCTGCCCCGGAAGAATTTCAAGGTCGGCAGCGCGTACGCGAAGGTCGAGCGCCGCGCCGGCGACTGGGCCGTCGTGTCGGCCGGCGCCGCGGTGTGGCTCGACGCCGGCCGGATCGTGGACGCCCGGGTGGGCCTGGCCGCGGTCGGCCCGAACACCACCGGCATCCCGGAGATCTCGGCGGCCCTGCGCGGGCACGAGCCGAGCGAGGAGCTGTACCAGCTGGCCGGGGCGATCGCGGCGCGCAGCTGCGACCCGGTGACCGACACCCGGGGCAGTGCCGACTACAAGCGCCACCTGGCGGACGAGCTGACCCGGCGCACCCTGCGTACCGCCGTCGAACGGGCGAGGAGCTGA
- a CDS encoding (2Fe-2S)-binding protein, which produces MQVTMTVNGTEYTREIEGRMLLVHFLRDVLGLTGTHWGCDTSNCGVCVVWLDGEPVKSCTVLAAMAGGHEVRTVEGLANGAELDPIQEGFRQCHGLQCGFCTPGMLMTCRALLDKNPDPTEGEIREAISGQICRCTGYSSIIRSVRWAAVHEASKEEATAQ; this is translated from the coding sequence ATGCAGGTCACGATGACCGTCAACGGGACCGAGTACACCCGTGAGATCGAGGGCCGCATGCTGCTCGTGCACTTCCTGCGCGACGTGCTCGGCCTGACCGGCACCCACTGGGGCTGCGACACGAGCAACTGCGGCGTCTGCGTGGTGTGGCTGGACGGCGAGCCCGTCAAGTCGTGCACCGTGCTGGCGGCGATGGCCGGGGGCCACGAGGTCCGTACCGTCGAAGGTCTTGCCAACGGCGCCGAGCTGGACCCGATCCAGGAGGGCTTCCGGCAGTGCCACGGCCTCCAGTGCGGGTTCTGCACGCCGGGCATGCTGATGACCTGCCGGGCGCTGCTGGACAAGAACCCGGACCCGACCGAGGGCGAGATCCGCGAGGCCATCTCCGGCCAGATCTGTCGCTGCACCGGTTACTCCTCGATCATCCGCTCGGTCCGCTGGGCGGCTGTTCACGAAGCTTCCAAAGAAGAGGCGACGGCCCAGTGA